A segment of the Candidatus Schekmanbacteria bacterium genome:
GGATAAGAGGATATATCTTTTTGACTTTGAAATTTGCTTTGTCCATTTTTAACCTATCAATTTTATAAAACTTTCGACAAAATATATGCAAAACTTATGCCAAAAATTAAAATTATCGTTTTGGATATTATTTGCTTATTTGGTTGTTTATTTACAGATTTGAATTTATTTGAATGTAATATAGGCAATTATTTGACACTAAAAAAAGAAATGCGTTATTTTTTTAACGAATATTTTTGAGGTGTTTTTTCAAATTGACCTTCGTAAATTCCGCATTCGTTCTAATGGAGCTATCAATAGACATTTTACACCCATCGATGACAACTCTATTTTTTATTATAGTCCCAACGGGACTCGAACCCGTGTCTTCGGCGTGAGAGGCCGATATCCTAGACCGCTAGACGATGGGACCATTTATTGCTGAGCTATAAATAATAAATTTGAGATTGCTATGTCAACAGTTATTTTCAAGCTTGGTGAAGTTGAGCATTGTTTAACCATTTCTCATGATTTTTAGTGTTTCCTCCATATCCTTTGGAAGAGGTGCTGATAATTCAATCTCTTTCTTTGACGAGGGGTGAATAAATTTTATGAAGGCGGCGTGAAGGGCCTGCCGCTTCAAAATTATACCCTTGCGTCTTTCCTTTTCTGTTATTCCATGTCCATAAGTTTTATCGCCAAGGACAGGACAATTGATGCTTTTGAGATGGACTCTTATTTGGTGTGTCCTTCCCGTTTTTAGTGATAGTTCTAAAAGAGCATAGTTAGGGAATTTTTCAATGACTTTATAATAAGTCAGTGCTTGCCGTCCACCTTCCTCCAAGACTGCCATTTTTTTCCTATGTTTTGGGCTTCTTCCTATAGGGGCATCTATTTTTCCTGAAAATTGACGAGGGATTCCTCGCGTAATTGCAAGATATTTTCTTGTTAGAGCTCTTGATTTGAGCTGTTTTGAAAGAGCAAGATGTGATTTGTCATTTTTGGCTGCCACTAAAAGCCCTGAGGTATCTTTGTCAAGACGATGCACAATTCCCGGACGCGCTTCACCGCCAATTCCCGACAAGTCTTTGCAGTGATACAGAAGAGCATTGACGAGAGTGCCGCTGTAGTTGCCTGCAGCTGGATGGACTACCATTCCTGCAGGTTTGTTTATTACAATCAAATCTGAGTCTTCATAAACGATATCGAGAGGTATCTTTTCAGCAGATATAGATGGTTTTGAGGGAGGAGGGATAAAAATCTCTATTTCTTCTCCTCCTTTAAGTTTTTGTCCTGCTTTGAGATGAGTATCTTGTATTGTGATTTTACCATTCTTTATTAATCGCTGAATGGAAGACCGTGTCAACTCGGGCAATTTTCTGCTCAAGAATGAATCAATTCTTTCTCCACGGTCTTCTACTCCGACTTCTATTTTTATTTTTTTTTCCATATCTTTAATTATAAAGTA
Coding sequences within it:
- a CDS encoding RluA family pseudouridine synthase, whose product is MEKKIKIEVGVEDRGERIDSFLSRKLPELTRSSIQRLIKNGKITIQDTHLKAGQKLKGGEEIEIFIPPPSKPSISAEKIPLDIVYEDSDLIVINKPAGMVVHPAAGNYSGTLVNALLYHCKDLSGIGGEARPGIVHRLDKDTSGLLVAAKNDKSHLALSKQLKSRALTRKYLAITRGIPRQFSGKIDAPIGRSPKHRKKMAVLEEGGRQALTYYKVIEKFPNYALLELSLKTGRTHQIRVHLKSINCPVLGDKTYGHGITEKERRKGIILKRQALHAAFIKFIHPSSKKEIELSAPLPKDMEETLKIMRNG